The following coding sequences are from one Sciurus carolinensis chromosome 11, mSciCar1.2, whole genome shotgun sequence window:
- the LOC124960147 gene encoding olfactory receptor 5T2-like, which yields MVIFKCAPWDFNMKNVTEVTVFVLKGFTDNPELQIFFFLLFLALYLFTLMGNLGLIVLVIADSRLHNPMYYFLGVLSSIDTCYSSAITPNMLVDFLSREKAISFGACAAQMFLAVTCGTTECFLLAAMAYDRYVAIYNPLLYSVSMSPRVYVPLMVASCVGGILHAITHTTATFSLSFCGSNVIKHVFCDIPPLLAISCSDTHPNQLLLFYFAGSIQICTILIILISYGFILLAILRIRSAEGKRKVFSTCGSHLTAVSIFYGTAVFVYVRPASNYALEHDMVVSIFYTTFISMLNPLIYSLRN from the coding sequence ATGGTCATCTTCAAGTGTGCTCCATGGGATTTCAacatgaagaatgtcactgaagTAACTGTATTTGTGCTGAAGGGCTTCACTGACAATCCTGAACTGCagatcttcttcttcctcctgtttctaGCACTTTACCTGTTTACTCTCATGGGAAATTTAGGACTGATTGTCTTAGTCATTGCGGATTCCCGGCTGCACAACCCGATGTACTATTTTCTGGGTGTATTGTCTTCAATAGACACCTGCTATTCCTCTGCTATCACTCCAAATATGTTGGTGGACTTTCTGTCAAGGGAGAAAGCCATTTCATTTGGTGCATGTGCAGCCCAGATGTTCCTTGCTGTAACCTGTGGAACCACAGAGTGCTTTCTCTTGGCAGCCATGGCttatgatcgctatgtggccatctacAACCCACTTCTCTATTCAGTGAGCATGTCACCCAGGGTCTATGTGCCACTCATGGTGGCTTCCTGTGTTGGTGGGATTCTGCATGCTATAACACACACGACTGCCACTTTCAGCCTGTCCTTCTGTGGATCCAATGTAATCAAACACGTCTTCTGTGACATCCCTCCTCTCCTTGCCATTTCTTGTTCTGACACCCACCCCAACCAGCTTCTGCTCTTCTACTTTGCTGGCTCTATTCAGATTTGCACTATCCTAATCATCCTGATCTCCTATGGTTTCATTCTGTTGGCAATTCTGAGAATCCGCTCTgctgaagggaagaggaaagtctTTTCTACCTGTGGCTCTCACCTAACTGCAGTGTCCATTTTTTATGGCACTGCTGTATTCGTGTATGTGAGACCAGCATCCAATTATGCTTTGGAGCATGACATGGTAGTGTCTATATTTTACACCACTTTTATTTCCATGCTGAATCCTCTCATCTACAGTTTGAGGAACTAA